In Phaseolus vulgaris cultivar G19833 chromosome 3, P. vulgaris v2.0, whole genome shotgun sequence, the sequence TTATTCTTTATTCAATCACTATTTTGAAGCAGAAgatattttgaatataatttaatttaaacttttaGTGACACAAATGTATTACATTTATATATCTATACCAATCAGTAATATAAACTTGAATACATATACACCTTTTAAATgtgaaatttattttcaatttcatcTTTGTATTAATCATTGTAGCCTGTATTTAATATCTCTCCTTAACTtctttattcaataaaaaagtatcatatttaataaatataataactaacaatatctttattgttttattatgtattaaattttagaaaaataatgaaattttataaatatagtatctttttataaatttaataaatatttaatttggaaattattaaatatcataaagtattgaataatattttacaGTCAATTTTGCTTATAATGTATTGACtggttatattttttatttaatataataggCAATTAACTTGAtggtattattaaatattaaaattattaaatgcaataaatatATCCAAACATCTATTAAAAtttgtatgaaaaataattattacatttaATATATCCAAACAtctattaaaatttgattattaaAACATTGGCTTATAaaccatattttaaaataaaaagtcaaATACACTAgtataatattactaataaaagtacaaatatatttaataaattatctcttatttttaaatgtaataatTTCACCGCGTATTATATTCACAatacaatatttaattaatatactaattatttattaaatataatatatttataaataaatagttgAGGTATTGATATAGTAAAACTAATTGTATTATATTCTCATCTAAATAGTTCATTAACTTTTGTAATAATTATCTTGAAACTTAAgcaaatgataattttttagttttttaactatgaacattttttaattctttttttacatatgattttttgatttttgatctattatatattttatactcTAACTTATCTATTCTTACAATTTATATCTATTTGAAATTGAACCATGATATAACTAACTTTAACTTGCAACTTATTCCATCCTTGTTGGGTAACTATTCATTTCACATTCCCGTGATCTTGAATATATTGTTTTCTATTCCTCAAGCGATAAGAATGAAATTGATAAAGAATAAATTCATCTAAAAGATAATATCTAGATGTTTCAAAAGTAAGCGTCTCAGACTCAGTTCGAATTTGAGtccatcaacaataacaaaacaCCTATAACATATAAAAGTACTACACCAAAATAATTATTGGTGTAAAACTATATATCTAATAGACAACTTCCAAATAAGTAAACAAATActtaataaaatgaaacataTCATGCACGACTTAAACATATGCTTAACACCAAACTTTTAGAATTAAGGTAGAAAATCATCTTAATTTAGTgatgagtgtgcaccctcaccacttGATCAAgattttttcattcttaataattttattctcattTAAAACATACATTTAATTCAAGTTCAAACATTGTTTCAAAAACCATCTTCAAACATTCAATAACTTttcaatatatctttactttaGACTCAAAAAATATCTATAAGCAAAAGAAACACAACAAATCCATTACCCTCTGGTTATCCTATGGATGAACTGCTCTGATGCCATTAGATGTAACATCCTTAGTTGCGTCATCTTCACATCTAAATCTTCTAATCTAGGATTTTGTTAAAAAGTAAAACTACCTTCCCTTCCCTAATAAGAAGTAGACATACTCATAAAGAGTTACAACTCCTAAAGAAAACAAGTATAACCTAACATGCACCACATAGTTCTGATTAATGATCCAAACATATCATTAAGACTCTGAACTAATAAAGACTCATCGTGAAGTCTCAAGTACCACATACAAACACATCTACTTAGGCAAACAATACAGCTCAAAATTGACTCAAAGGGAAAatgagcaaaaatgaacttactctaatCAAAATTTTGCTCTACTCTTTGCTAAGAGTCCAAAGATAACCTCTGATTGTCAATTTGATAAAggataaaactaaaaatttagagagaagacaaagaagaaaaataaaaaaatttatatagagatgatgattatattaaaatgaaacttaaataattgatttttatatttatatacgtTTTCaatctaataataaaatattaagacaATTTCTATTATAAAACTATTTTCTGGATCATTAAAAGTAGTCCGTAGCGAATAAgtttttactttataaattttgtattaataaGATAATTTATTGCATTAGAGTTGTTTAGTAAAGTTAGCTGATAAATaattagtaaataaaaaataaaataatataatataattatttaagttttattatttaaatacaaCACGTATCTCTTTAAAAAtagattattataattatattttttaaaataatatagtttaggttttatttatttttgattttttttaatttaaagtactgttaaattaaatgttttttttataattttcattataataatctttaaaaagaattatataataaaatattaattctttcaatttataatattaaatttttaatttaactacacaaaaaaattaaaattcgatcaataaatactaaaaataatataagaaatatttatttctataaaattgaattaggtaatgataaataaaaaattaaagacaatagaaaaatatcttaaatataaAGAATGGTAACTACCAGGCTTAAACAAGTTAGAAAGTAGTTgctatgtaattattttttaaataatctaatttaaaaaactttACTAAAGACTGTATtgataaaattaacttatgaactaataaaataaaatgttatctTATCTTACTAGCGAGTATATATATTCATGGTACCTTACTTTGAACACGAATGCTTTCAACATAAATGTTTCTTTTAAGAGTGGATTGGAAGTAAGAAGAGAAGAAATGAAACATACATAAAAGTGTTGATGAGGAAGTTGAATCATGGTGTGGTGACTAAGCATTTCATTGGTGTTTGATACACGGAGTGTGACATAGGATAAAGATTGAGTCTAGTAAGTGGGGTATGGTGGTGAATACGCGGTTTCCCAAAAAGATGGATAATCCACTTCAAAGGAGTGTTTCGTTCAACTTGAACCACAGAGAATCGTCTTTCCCCCACCATGTGTGGTGAATCAATGCTTTCCACCAAACTTTTTTTCGAATTTTGGCATCCCAGAGAAGTGTGTATCAATAAAGGGAACTAACAACGAGATTAAAGGAAGAGTCACCTCAACGCGTTAATTGGAATGTACACAATTCCAATTCTATCACTCTTCCTCTCAAAAACCAAAAACTGATAGCTTATAAATACATACAAATCATAACCTTAGTTGCAGCAACATCGAAGCTAAACATTTGTGTGTTTCTTAGTCCCAGAACACAGGCCTTGTGCAATATGAGTTTCCTTAAGATTCAGAATAGCAGCTCTTTGGGGCACTCCTCTCAACCCAAAAGTGCAGTTCCAAACAGCAACAACTTCAAATCAAACCAGACATCAAATATGGGATGCAATTTTCAGCCAAGATCGGAGGAAATGAAATGGGTGTTTGACAGGTTTGACACCAACAAAGATGGCAAGATTTCCCTTGAAGAGTACAAAGCAGCTGTGAGGACAATGGGGTGGGGAATTGGAGGCAGTGAGGCTGTGGAGTCTTTTCAGGTGATGGACTCTGATGGAGATGGCTCCATTGATTTCAAAGAGTTCATGGAAATGTTCAACGTAGAGGAGAGGGTGAAGGAAACGGAGATCAAGAGTGCTTTCCAAGTGTTTGATTTGAATGGAGATGGGAAAATCAGTGCCGAGGAGTTGTCACATGTTCTGAAAAGCCTAGGCGAGAGTTGCAGCCTCAATGCTTGTAAGAAAATGGTGATGGGGGTAGATGGAAATGGAGATGGCTTTATTGACTTGAATGAGTTTATGAGGATGATGATGAGTGGCAAGAAACTCACCTAAGAGATCATATGTTTTGGCGTGGTCATGTGTCTGTCTTTTCCTCTGCATCTTAGGTTGCTACATTGATCTTTTAGTTAAATCTATGCAtgtatattttctctttgatttTTCTAAATCTCCTGTTTTGTAATCAGGCGTGATCTCTTTCAGTAAAAACCAGATataaagtgctatgaaaatccGCAACTATAACCAAAACAGACAAAAGACCACAAATTACGAGGATGGATGAAACACTACTAAAATAAGTATGACAACATAAAAACAGAGTAAACTATGAGTAAGCGTGGTTTCTGATTTATGTTCAACTTATTGAATCAGTTGGTTTTGGGTAATACAGTTATTTCAGAGACTAACAGAGAAAGAGAGGATACAATTTTGAAAGAATATGAGACTCAGAGGACTTGTTTACGGAGAAGAAAGTAAGGTGagggaaaaaaaaagaaaacagagaatgagatgagaagaagaagaatatggAAGGAAGATACAAGAGTGTAAGGAATTTTGCCACAAATCTGGCACGGATGTTTAACGGTGTGCCAAGGCATATTGAAATTTGAAGCATTGTTGTTGGGAATACGAGTATTGGTAAAGCGATTGGAGCGAGAAGAACCATGGTTTCTTGAAGGCATACGACCACCACGAGAAGAATTAGGGTTAAACCGAGAACGAGAATTTGTAGGGTTTGTAACATTGATATTTCCCGAAACAGTATTGGCCTGGAGAAGAGACGATTGCGTTTTGTGCTTTTCAAAACGCTCTTCTTGAGCAAGTAGCAAGGCTTCAAGATCATCAACACTATATGGATCTGTGCGTGATAAAATTGATGTAATGAAACCATCATACTCATCGGAGAGCCCATCAAGAATCGCTTCGATGTGTTCCTCAGTGGAGATATCAGCACCCACCGCTGCCAAATTATCTACCGTTTTCTTTATATCCAGAAGATAAGTGGATACAGACTTATCATTTTTGGGGGTTTTGAGAAGAAGCTTCAGTTTCTTGATTGTGGCCCTGGTACGAGATGCATATGAAGTGCAGAGGCGTTTCCAAATGTCAGTGGATTTCTCGAGACCAACCATCTTCGTAAGAACAGTGGACGTCATTGACGCAAGGAGCCAGGCAACAATCAAGTGATCTTGTTGGGTATAATGAAGATAGGCATCGTTAGGTTTGTGAGGTTGACCAGCGGTGGACGGTAGGTACCGATCAGGGACACCACTACCGTCAAGAAAATGTTCAAGATTAAGACCCCTAATTGTAGCCAGAACTTGCTGCTTCCAAAGAAGA encodes:
- the LOC137808304 gene encoding calmodulin-like protein 30, with translation MSFLKIQNSSSLGHSSQPKSAVPNSNNFKSNQTSNMGCNFQPRSEEMKWVFDRFDTNKDGKISLEEYKAAVRTMGWGIGGSEAVESFQVMDSDGDGSIDFKEFMEMFNVEERVKETEIKSAFQVFDLNGDGKISAEELSHVLKSLGESCSLNACKKMVMGVDGNGDGFIDLNEFMRMMMSGKKLT